The following coding sequences are from one Wenzhouxiangella sp. AB-CW3 window:
- the recO gene encoding DNA repair protein RecO, with protein sequence MSADQAQLGWVLHRRPWRESSLLIEFFGREQGRTGLVARAARSARSPWRGLAEPFALLSARWTRRGEMGTLTGLEPAGHRVMLSGRALWCGLYANELIMKLLARDDPSPEIFEAYALLIEQLGNDQPLASAVRTFELALLGALGVAPDFTHDANDGSPIDPSARYHLDPEAGFLPVQRDGQAVYAGQTILALAGQVEESAAGALDSRRLMRQLIDHQLAGRPLESRRLFEKPSSPKRS encoded by the coding sequence ATGAGCGCCGATCAGGCGCAGCTCGGATGGGTGCTGCACCGGCGTCCATGGCGTGAATCTAGCCTGCTGATCGAGTTTTTTGGCCGTGAACAGGGGCGCACCGGACTGGTGGCGCGGGCCGCGCGCTCGGCAAGGTCGCCGTGGCGCGGGCTGGCCGAGCCCTTTGCGTTGCTTTCGGCGCGGTGGACCCGGCGCGGCGAGATGGGCACACTCACCGGGCTGGAACCGGCCGGCCATCGTGTCATGCTCAGCGGCCGGGCATTATGGTGCGGGCTGTATGCCAACGAGCTGATCATGAAGCTGCTGGCCCGCGACGATCCCTCACCAGAAATCTTCGAGGCCTATGCATTGCTGATCGAGCAACTGGGCAATGATCAGCCCCTGGCGTCGGCCGTGCGGACCTTTGAGCTGGCATTGCTGGGTGCGCTGGGAGTGGCTCCGGATTTCACGCATGACGCGAACGATGGGTCGCCGATTGACCCTTCGGCACGCTATCATCTCGACCCCGAGGCCGGATTCTTGCCGGTCCAGCGCGACGGACAGGCCGTCTATGCCGGGCAGACCATTCTGGCCCTGGCCGGACAGGTCGAAGAGTCCGCCGCGGGTGCGCTCGATTCGAGACGCCTGATGCGCCAGTTGATCGATCATCAACTGGCCGGACGGCCGCTGGAAAGCCGTCGTCTGTTCGAGAAACCATCGAGTCCAAAGCGGAGTTGA
- a CDS encoding response regulator: MTSKRSSTYSVENLSVLAVDDHEINREFLKAGLGRFVGRITLAPSGHRAIELCADQDFDVILMDLHMPQLDGLATANRIRDLETRSAHAQIVALTADARPEERVRLLDAGFDDYLNKPISIPTLLNAIEALFDPSAERNPQEDQKIAPTQLIDRERALAASNHDVDLATRLQDMLAAELDEKLPELDEMISQGDFETASKLLHQWAGAGGYAGATRMTQACHMLRQRLISSLDSSPGTTYLNFLRVAHATRQSLKHI, translated from the coding sequence ATGACATCGAAGCGCTCATCGACTTACTCAGTGGAAAACCTGAGTGTGCTGGCCGTCGACGACCACGAGATCAACCGGGAGTTTCTCAAGGCCGGTCTGGGTCGTTTTGTTGGCCGCATCACCCTGGCCCCCAGTGGGCACCGCGCCATCGAATTGTGCGCCGACCAGGACTTTGATGTCATTTTGATGGATCTGCACATGCCACAACTCGACGGACTGGCCACGGCCAACAGGATACGCGATCTCGAAACCCGCTCCGCGCACGCGCAGATTGTCGCACTGACCGCCGACGCCCGTCCGGAAGAACGCGTCCGACTGCTCGACGCCGGCTTCGATGACTACCTCAACAAGCCCATATCCATACCAACCCTGCTCAACGCCATCGAGGCCCTGTTCGACCCCTCGGCCGAACGCAACCCGCAGGAGGACCAGAAGATCGCACCCACCCAGTTGATCGATCGTGAGCGCGCCCTGGCCGCCTCCAACCACGACGTCGACCTGGCCACCCGCCTGCAGGACATGCTGGCCGCCGAACTGGACGAAAAACTCCCCGAGCTCGATGAGATGATTTCGCAGGGCGACTTCGAAACGGCCTCGAAGCTGCTGCACCAGTGGGCCGGTGCCGGCGGCTACGCCGGGGCCACACGCATGACCCAGGCCTGCCACATGCTGCGCCAGCGCCTGATCAGTAGCCTGGACAGTTCGCCGGGCACCACCTATCTCAACTTCCTGCGCGTGGCGCATGCAACACGCCAGTCACTCAAGCACATCTGA
- the pdxJ gene encoding pyridoxine 5'-phosphate synthase, which yields MTTPLLGVNIDHVATLRQARRGHYPSVVQAALVAEQAGADAITIHLREDRRHIQDDDVRLLAETIATRMNLELAVTDEMLAIAERIRPTDICLVPERREELTTEGGLDVIAGRENIAAACARLGEAGMRVSLFVDADPAQLEAAVDCGAPVVELHTGAYAEARGRVAVDELSRLRAAVEAGRRLGLTVNAGHGLNYHNVGPVAAIDGIAELNIGHAIVSRAVFTGLDAAVREMKRLMS from the coding sequence ATGACCACACCCTTGCTGGGCGTCAATATCGATCATGTAGCCACGCTGCGACAGGCCCGACGCGGGCATTATCCCTCGGTGGTGCAGGCCGCACTGGTGGCCGAGCAGGCCGGGGCGGACGCCATCACCATCCACCTGCGCGAAGACCGGCGTCATATTCAGGACGATGATGTCCGCCTGCTGGCCGAAACCATCGCCACGCGCATGAACCTGGAGCTGGCGGTCACCGACGAGATGCTGGCCATTGCCGAACGCATCCGCCCGACAGATATCTGCCTGGTGCCGGAACGCCGCGAGGAACTAACCACCGAAGGCGGACTTGACGTAATCGCCGGTCGCGAAAACATTGCCGCGGCTTGTGCGCGCCTGGGCGAGGCGGGCATGCGCGTCAGCCTGTTCGTGGATGCCGATCCGGCGCAACTGGAGGCTGCCGTGGACTGCGGTGCCCCGGTGGTCGAACTGCATACCGGCGCTTACGCCGAAGCCCGCGGGCGGGTGGCCGTTGATGAGCTATCGCGTTTGCGCGCGGCCGTGGAGGCCGGTCGTCGGCTGGGGTTGACGGTCAATGCCGGGCATGGACTGAACTACCACAATGTTGGGCCGGTTGCCGCCATTGACGGCATTGCCGAACTCAATATCGGGCATGCCATCGTGTCGCGTGCCGTGTTTACCGGCCTGGATGCCGCGGTGCGCGAGATGAAGCGCCTGATGTCCTGA